The following coding sequences are from one Caldibacillus debilis DSM 16016 window:
- a CDS encoding sugar transferase yields the protein MEVTTSNESTIVKQNSNSLIFQQVKPNDSRAYLVTKRILDIALSVLGIIFLSPLFIIVAILIKLEDRNGPVIFKQVRVGKDGKEFTMYKFRSMVANAEELKPKLMSQNEVTGPVFKIKNDPRVTKVGRFIRKTSIDELPQLFNVLKGEMTLVGPRPPLPEEVAQYTSYEWQRLSVRPGLTCYWQVYGRNSLPFEEWVRLDLKYIQERNLIVDIKLILRTVFVLFGSKNAY from the coding sequence TTGGAAGTGACAACTTCTAATGAATCTACCATCGTAAAACAGAATTCAAATAGTTTAATCTTTCAACAAGTAAAACCTAATGATAGTAGAGCATATTTAGTAACCAAAAGAATCTTAGATATCGCATTATCCGTTCTTGGTATAATTTTTTTGTCTCCTTTGTTTATTATCGTTGCCATACTAATTAAGCTTGAAGATAGGAATGGGCCCGTTATTTTTAAACAAGTTCGGGTCGGTAAAGACGGAAAAGAATTTACAATGTATAAATTCCGCTCCATGGTTGCCAACGCGGAAGAATTAAAGCCCAAATTGATGAGCCAAAATGAAGTGACAGGTCCCGTATTTAAAATAAAAAACGATCCGCGAGTCACTAAAGTCGGCAGATTCATCAGAAAAACGAGCATTGATGAACTGCCGCAATTATTTAACGTATTAAAAGGTGAAATGACTTTAGTGGGACCAAGGCCGCCACTCCCGGAAGAAGTTGCCCAATATACTTCTTATGAGTGGCAAAGATTAAGTGTAAGACCAGGGCTCACTTGCTATTGGCAAGTATATGGGAGAAACAGTCTTCCGTTTGAAGAATGGGTAAGACTTGATTTGAAATATATACAAGAAAGGAATTTAATAGTAGATATAAAATTAATTTTAAGGACTGTTTTTGTCCTGTTTGGGTCAAAAAACGCATACTAA
- a CDS encoding tyrosine-protein phosphatase — protein sequence MIDIHCHILPGVDDGAQSLEESVEMAREAVKEGIEKIIVTPHHKLRAFDNPRSKVSEKTAELNSVFADEGIPLSLSVGQEIRIFGELPEELETGEIAPLNDSRYLLIEFPSNHVPSYTDRLFYELQLKGYVPVIAHPERNQQLTEQPDKLYDLVEKGALSQVTAASVCGLFGKKIQDFSFRLIEANLVHFVASDAHNTGSRGFRMAEAFDAIEKKFGLDTLGIFLENGRLAAENQTVYKEIPEKIKRKRLFGIF from the coding sequence ATGATCGATATCCACTGCCACATCCTGCCCGGAGTCGACGACGGGGCGCAAAGCTTGGAAGAATCCGTCGAAATGGCCCGGGAAGCGGTCAAAGAGGGGATTGAAAAAATCATCGTCACCCCTCACCATAAATTGCGAGCTTTCGATAATCCGAGATCGAAAGTTTCGGAGAAAACGGCGGAATTGAATTCGGTTTTTGCGGACGAAGGCATTCCGCTTTCCTTGTCTGTCGGGCAGGAAATCCGGATTTTCGGGGAGCTGCCGGAGGAACTGGAGACGGGGGAAATCGCCCCGCTGAACGATTCCCGGTATCTCCTGATCGAATTCCCTTCCAACCATGTCCCTTCCTATACCGATCGTCTTTTTTACGAACTGCAATTGAAAGGATATGTTCCGGTCATCGCCCATCCGGAACGGAACCAGCAATTGACCGAGCAGCCGGATAAACTGTACGATCTGGTGGAAAAGGGTGCCCTGTCCCAGGTTACCGCCGCCAGCGTTTGCGGGCTGTTCGGGAAAAAGATCCAGGATTTTTCCTTCCGGCTGATCGAAGCGAATCTGGTCCATTTCGTCGCTTCCGACGCCCATAATACCGGTTCCCGAGGCTTCCGGATGGCGGAAGCGTTCGATGCGATCGAGAAAAAGTTCGGCTTGGACACCCTTGGAATCTTCTTGGAAAATGGCCGGCTGGCCGCAGAAAATCAGACCGTATATAAAGAAATTCCGGAAAAGATAAAGAGAAAGAGATTATTTGGAATTTTTTAA
- a CDS encoding CpsD/CapB family tyrosine-protein kinase, producing the protein MAKAKRKGMHQHRRGLIAKQDPKSPITEQYRTIRTNIQFSAVDQEIRSIVVTSTAPGEGKSTTIANLAIVFAQQGKRVLLIDADMRKPTVHITFQFTNTIGLTNVLTKQASVLEAVRKTDVENLYVMTSGPIPPNPAEILASQSMHDLLKEAEKHFDYVLFDAPPILAVTDAQILANLCDGTLFVVSSGKTERDYAVKAKELLLAANGKLLGAILNNKKEVKQSYYYYYGS; encoded by the coding sequence ATGGCGAAGGCAAAAAGAAAAGGCATGCATCAGCATCGCAGGGGGCTCATCGCCAAGCAGGATCCGAAATCGCCGATCACCGAACAGTACCGGACGATCCGGACGAATATCCAGTTTTCCGCGGTGGACCAAGAAATCCGGTCCATCGTCGTCACGTCCACCGCGCCCGGGGAAGGGAAATCGACGACGATCGCCAATTTGGCCATCGTTTTCGCCCAGCAGGGAAAAAGGGTGTTATTGATTGACGCGGATATGCGAAAACCGACCGTACATATCACCTTCCAGTTCACCAACACCATCGGCTTGACCAATGTTTTGACGAAACAGGCGAGTGTCCTCGAGGCCGTCCGAAAGACGGATGTGGAAAATTTATACGTCATGACGAGCGGCCCGATCCCGCCGAACCCGGCGGAAATCCTGGCCTCCCAATCGATGCACGACCTGCTGAAGGAAGCGGAGAAACATTTCGATTATGTCCTGTTCGATGCGCCGCCGATCTTGGCCGTCACCGACGCGCAAATCTTGGCCAATCTTTGCGACGGGACCCTTTTTGTCGTCTCGAGCGGAAAAACGGAGCGGGATTACGCGGTCAAGGCGAAGGAATTGCTGCTGGCCGCCAACGGGAAGCTCTTGGGGGCCATTTTAAACAATAAAAAAGAAGTGAAACAAAGCTATTACTATTATTACGGAAGCTAA
- a CDS encoding YveK family protein, with the protein MEETISLKELFETLKKRLALILAITFLSTAIAGIISYFFITPVYQVSTQLLVNRSQTNEYYNISEVQANLQLVNTYNVIITSPRILDKVIDELDLDLSVNELKEKINVQSEKDSQVVNVSVEDEDPKRAVTIANKIAEVFQREVISLMKVDNVSILAKAELPKELTPVKPKPLLNMAIAFVVGLMLGVGLAFLLEYLDNTIKTEEDIQKYLELPVLGVISTFDSSSANGQTIKSRSHSRKRG; encoded by the coding sequence ATGGAAGAAACAATCAGTCTGAAAGAGTTATTTGAAACACTAAAGAAAAGACTGGCGCTCATCCTCGCCATCACCTTTCTTTCGACGGCCATTGCAGGAATCATCAGCTACTTTTTCATCACCCCCGTTTACCAAGTTTCCACCCAACTGCTCGTGAACCGCTCGCAGACGAATGAATACTACAATATAAGCGAAGTGCAGGCCAACCTGCAGCTGGTCAACACCTACAATGTGATCATCACCAGCCCGAGAATCCTGGACAAGGTTATCGACGAACTGGATTTGGATCTGTCGGTAAACGAATTGAAGGAAAAGATCAATGTGCAAAGCGAAAAGGATTCCCAGGTCGTCAATGTTTCCGTGGAAGACGAGGATCCGAAGCGGGCGGTAACGATCGCGAACAAAATCGCCGAAGTGTTTCAACGGGAAGTCATTTCCCTCATGAAGGTGGATAACGTAAGCATTTTGGCGAAGGCGGAATTGCCGAAAGAATTGACGCCGGTCAAACCGAAACCGCTGCTCAACATGGCGATCGCCTTTGTCGTCGGATTGATGCTTGGCGTCGGGCTCGCCTTTTTGTTGGAATATCTGGACAATACGATCAAGACGGAAGAGGATATCCAAAAATACTTGGAGCTCCCGGTTCTCGGGGTCATTTCCACCTTTGATTCATCTTCCGCGAACGGGCAAACCATAAAGAGCCGTTCGCACAGCAGAAAGAGGGGTTAA